One region of Roseovarius faecimaris genomic DNA includes:
- the rpsO gene encoding 30S ribosomal protein S15, with the protein MSITAEEKAKVMKDFATKDGDTGSPEVQVAILTSRITTLTEHFKTHKKDNHGRRGLLKMVAQRRKLLDYLKAKDEGRYKDLIQRLGIRR; encoded by the coding sequence ATGTCGATCACTGCTGAAGAAAAAGCCAAGGTCATGAAAGACTTTGCAACCAAGGACGGCGACACCGGTTCGCCCGAAGTTCAGGTTGCCATTCTGACCTCGCGCATCACCACGCTGACCGAGCACTTCAAGACCCACAAGAAGGACAACCACGGCCGCCGTGGCCTTCTGAAAATGGTTGCACAGCGCCGGAAGCTGCTGGACTACCTCAAAGCCAAGGACGAGGGCCGTTACAAGGACCTGATCCAACGCCTGGGTATCCGCCGCTAA
- a CDS encoding aromatic ring-hydroxylating oxygenase subunit alpha, whose amino-acid sequence MAEGSVLETNFNGLASAQPSLPAEWYYDPAHYARELSQIWGRNWVYLCRAESLEGPQSFRTFDVAGQPVLLLRDGEGRLKGFFNTCRHRGSILCTQAEGTLAKPLITCPYHQWVYDLTGRLRATGPMRPVAGFDRADHPLLEVSVAEWGGFVFVNLDRDAPGFESLYGAETAYVAHWPLEEMRVGHRYSKRLKCNWKIFWENFNECLHCPNIHPELSALVPIYGRAIMARRDDPDWQAHAEDDAPHLSGGLRDGAETWSMDGTAQGRLPGLTDEDVASGQRYVTVTPSVFVAHHADYVRSVQITPVSPEEMDLTSEWLFHPDTLAQPDFDMARITDFATLVLDQDGAASELNQAGLRAGAFTRGVLMQEEYEVFLFQDWIRQQLGEPMLGSGAASRASRRAAQKKED is encoded by the coding sequence ATGGCCGAAGGATCTGTCCTGGAAACAAATTTCAACGGGCTGGCCTCGGCGCAGCCGTCGCTTCCGGCCGAGTGGTATTATGACCCGGCGCATTACGCCCGCGAACTCTCGCAGATCTGGGGGCGCAACTGGGTTTATCTCTGCCGCGCTGAAAGCCTTGAGGGGCCGCAAAGCTTCCGCACTTTCGACGTGGCCGGGCAACCCGTTTTGCTGCTCAGGGATGGCGAAGGCCGGTTGAAAGGGTTCTTCAACACCTGTCGGCACCGCGGGTCGATCTTGTGCACTCAGGCCGAAGGCACACTTGCCAAGCCTTTGATCACCTGTCCCTATCACCAATGGGTTTATGACCTCACGGGCCGGCTGCGCGCCACCGGGCCGATGCGCCCTGTTGCCGGGTTTGATCGCGCGGACCATCCTTTGCTGGAGGTATCCGTTGCGGAATGGGGCGGGTTTGTCTTTGTCAATCTCGACAGGGACGCGCCCGGTTTCGAAAGCCTTTACGGGGCTGAAACCGCCTATGTCGCGCACTGGCCGCTGGAAGAGATGCGGGTGGGCCATCGTTATTCGAAACGGCTGAAGTGCAACTGGAAGATCTTCTGGGAGAACTTCAACGAATGCCTGCATTGCCCCAATATCCACCCCGAGCTGTCCGCGCTGGTGCCGATCTATGGCCGCGCGATCATGGCGCGCCGGGATGATCCGGACTGGCAGGCCCATGCCGAGGATGACGCACCGCATCTCTCCGGCGGGTTGCGCGATGGGGCTGAGACCTGGTCGATGGACGGCACCGCACAAGGGCGGCTGCCGGGACTGACCGATGAGGATGTGGCCAGCGGCCAGCGCTATGTCACTGTGACACCTTCGGTATTTGTTGCCCATCACGCTGATTATGTGCGCAGCGTCCAGATCACGCCGGTTTCGCCCGAGGAAATGGACCTCACCTCGGAATGGCTGTTTCATCCGGACACGCTGGCACAGCCTGATTTCGATATGGCGCGGATCACAGATTTCGCGACGCTGGTTCTGGATCAGGACGGGGCCGCCAGTGAACTCAATCAGGCGGGGCTGCGTGCGGGGGCGTTCACGCGTGGTGTTCTGATGCAGGAGGAATACGAGGTGTTCCTGTTTCAGGACTGGATCAGGCAGCAGCTTGGCGAGCCGATGCTGGGCAGCGGGGCCGCCAGCCGGGCAAGCCGTCGGGCCGCGCAGAAGAAAGAGGACTGA
- the mscL gene encoding large conductance mechanosensitive channel protein MscL, producing MLNEFKEFIAKGNVMDMAVGIIIGAAFTAIVSSLVADLINPIISLFMGGVDFSGMHAVLDGGEYASMADAEEAGAAVFAYGRFIMAIINFLIIAWVVFILVKAVNRMKKAEEEVEAPAEDPGPSEKDLLMEIRDALKK from the coding sequence ATGCTTAACGAATTCAAAGAGTTTATCGCCAAGGGCAATGTCATGGACATGGCCGTTGGTATCATCATCGGGGCCGCCTTCACGGCGATCGTCAGCTCCCTTGTGGCCGATCTGATCAATCCGATCATCAGCCTCTTCATGGGAGGTGTGGATTTCTCGGGCATGCATGCCGTGCTGGATGGTGGCGAATATGCGTCGATGGCCGATGCCGAAGAGGCCGGAGCGGCGGTCTTTGCCTATGGCCGGTTCATCATGGCGATCATCAATTTCCTGATCATCGCCTGGGTGGTGTTCATACTGGTCAAGGCCGTGAACCGGATGAAAAAGGCCGAGGAAGAGGTGGAAGCGCCCGCCGAAGATCCCGGCCCCAGCGAAAAAGATCTGCTGATGGAAATCCGCGACGCGCTGAAAAAGTAA
- a CDS encoding GMC family oxidoreductase, which produces MEFDYIIVGGGSAGCVLAARLSEDPGVSVCLVEAGGTGRDIFIRAPGMVAAMVPGLPPINNWALHTVPQAGLNGRRGFQPRGKALGGSSAINAMLYVRGHPRDYDEWADMGCDGWDWQSVLPWFKRSERNMRGADDLHGQDGPLQVGDQSKPRGISQAFLDAAQALQIPLNEDFNGPRQEGAGLYQVTQYFDGPKRGERCSAAAAYLHPVLHRPNLTVLTRACAERISFDGTRATGLMVRHRRRSIALKARREVIVSGGAFGSPHLLKLSGIGPADELRAHGITPVVNLPGVGENLQDHLDYILTDTSRRDDVVALHPKGLAQLGRAAWRWRKTGQGHFASPYAEGGAFIRSDAGLDRPDLQLHFVVGIVDRHMRRLHFRYGYSAHVCMLRPHSRGRVTLASANPRKAPLIDPAFLSDPRDLVVLKRGARLLDNLMAAPPLDPWRGRRLYPHDGSETALEADIRARADTIYHPVGTCAMGQGDMAVVDPSARVYGTDGLRVIDASVMPRLIGGNTNAPTIMMAEKLAAEMRQD; this is translated from the coding sequence ATGGAGTTCGACTACATCATCGTGGGCGGTGGCTCGGCGGGTTGCGTGCTGGCTGCGCGGCTCTCCGAAGATCCCGGTGTGTCGGTTTGCCTCGTCGAGGCTGGCGGCACCGGGCGCGACATCTTTATTCGCGCGCCGGGGATGGTGGCCGCGATGGTGCCAGGCCTTCCCCCGATCAACAACTGGGCGCTGCATACGGTTCCGCAAGCGGGCCTGAACGGGCGGCGCGGGTTTCAGCCGCGCGGCAAAGCGCTCGGCGGGTCCTCCGCGATCAACGCGATGCTCTATGTGCGCGGCCACCCGCGCGACTATGACGAATGGGCCGATATGGGCTGTGACGGCTGGGATTGGCAGAGTGTCCTGCCCTGGTTCAAACGCTCCGAACGGAACATGCGCGGCGCGGACGATCTGCATGGGCAGGACGGGCCGCTCCAGGTCGGCGATCAGTCCAAACCACGCGGGATTTCACAGGCTTTTCTCGACGCAGCTCAAGCCTTGCAAATTCCGTTGAACGAGGATTTCAACGGGCCACGGCAGGAAGGCGCGGGCCTCTATCAGGTCACGCAGTACTTTGACGGGCCAAAGCGGGGCGAGCGGTGTTCGGCGGCCGCGGCCTATCTGCACCCCGTTCTGCACCGGCCCAACCTGACGGTGCTGACCCGTGCCTGTGCCGAGCGGATCAGCTTTGACGGCACGCGTGCCACGGGACTGATGGTCCGGCACCGACGCCGCTCGATCGCTCTCAAAGCCCGGCGCGAGGTTATCGTTTCGGGCGGCGCGTTTGGATCGCCACATCTGCTCAAACTGTCGGGGATCGGCCCCGCGGACGAGCTGCGCGCGCATGGGATCACACCCGTGGTGAACCTGCCCGGTGTGGGCGAGAACCTGCAGGATCATCTGGACTATATCCTAACCGACACATCCAGGCGCGACGACGTTGTGGCCCTGCACCCCAAGGGGCTGGCTCAGCTCGGGCGGGCCGCCTGGCGCTGGCGCAAGACAGGGCAGGGGCATTTCGCCTCGCCCTATGCCGAAGGTGGGGCTTTCATCCGATCCGACGCAGGGCTCGACCGCCCGGATCTGCAACTGCATTTCGTGGTGGGTATCGTCGACCGGCATATGCGGCGGCTGCACTTCCGCTATGGCTATTCGGCCCATGTCTGCATGCTACGCCCGCATAGCCGGGGCCGGGTGACGCTGGCCTCGGCCAACCCGCGCAAGGCGCCGCTGATCGACCCGGCCTTCCTCAGCGATCCGCGTGACTTGGTTGTCCTGAAACGTGGCGCGCGGCTGTTGGACAATCTGATGGCGGCCCCGCCACTCGATCCCTGGCGCGGGCGCAGGCTCTATCCGCATGACGGCAGTGAGACCGCGCTTGAGGCCGACATCCGCGCCCGGGCCGATACGATCTATCATCCGGTCGGCACCTGCGCGATGGGGCAGGGCGATATGGCCGTGGTCGATCCATCGGCGCGGGTCTATGGCACAGATGGTCTCAGGGTGATCGACGCCTCCGTCATGCCTCGGTTGATCGGTGGTAACACCAACGCGCCCACCATCATGATGGCCGAGAAACTCGCTGCTGAAATGCGTCAGGATTGA
- a CDS encoding YtoQ family protein: protein MTLHVYLSGEIHTDWREQITTGAQDLGVIFTGPVTDHGASDDCGVAILGAEDNKFWHDRKGALINAIRTRKGIEEADVVVVRFGTEYKQWNAAFDAGYAAALGKSLIILHGREHDHPLKEVDAAANAVARTPQEVVQILRYVIDGTLPG, encoded by the coding sequence ATGACCCTGCATGTCTATCTCTCCGGCGAAATCCACACTGACTGGCGCGAACAGATCACAACCGGCGCACAAGACCTCGGCGTGATCTTCACCGGTCCGGTCACCGATCATGGGGCGAGCGACGATTGCGGCGTGGCCATTCTCGGCGCGGAGGACAACAAATTCTGGCATGACCGCAAGGGCGCCCTGATCAACGCCATCCGCACCCGCAAGGGGATCGAAGAGGCCGATGTGGTCGTCGTGCGTTTCGGCACGGAATACAAGCAATGGAACGCCGCCTTTGACGCAGGCTATGCCGCGGCGTTGGGAAAATCGCTGATCATCCTGCACGGGCGCGAACATGACCACCCGCTGAAAGAGGTGGATGCCGCCGCCAACGCCGTGGCGCGCACGCCTCAGGAAGTGGTGCAAATCCTGCGTTATGTGATTGACGGTACTCTGCCGGGCTGA
- a CDS encoding class I SAM-dependent methyltransferase — protein sequence MTPSAKFWDRAASRYAKSPIRDMQAYTYTRERTRSYLTPDSTALELGCGTGSTALELAPSLGHITGTDISLEMIGIARQKAATQGVENVRFVTADASGQMPESGPYDVVLAHNLWHLVPDTEEAIARVHEQVKPGGLFISKTPCLGQPGMSWKIRLMLLAIPVLQWLGKAPFVRRFSIDELEGIITSRGFEIIESGNFPADPPSRYIVARRV from the coding sequence ATGACACCTTCAGCAAAATTCTGGGATCGCGCCGCCAGCCGCTATGCCAAATCGCCCATCCGCGACATGCAAGCCTATACCTACACGCGCGAACGCACCCGCTCTTATCTCACCCCGGACAGCACCGCTCTGGAGCTTGGCTGTGGCACCGGATCGACCGCGCTCGAACTGGCGCCGTCTCTGGGCCATATCACCGGCACTGACATCTCACTGGAAATGATCGGCATCGCCCGACAGAAAGCCGCGACGCAAGGCGTGGAGAATGTCCGGTTTGTCACTGCTGACGCCTCGGGACAGATGCCTGAAAGTGGGCCCTATGACGTGGTGCTGGCCCATAACCTGTGGCACCTCGTGCCCGATACTGAAGAGGCCATAGCCCGTGTTCACGAGCAGGTAAAACCGGGCGGGCTTTTCATCTCCAAGACGCCGTGCCTTGGACAGCCCGGCATGAGTTGGAAAATCCGTCTGATGCTTTTGGCAATTCCCGTTCTGCAATGGCTGGGCAAGGCGCCTTTTGTGCGCCGCTTCTCCATTGACGAGCTTGAGGGAATAATCACCTCACGCGGGTTCGAGATCATCGAAAGCGGGAATTTCCCGGCCGACCCACCCAGCCGCTACATCGTCGCTCGGCGGGTATAA
- a CDS encoding LysR family transcriptional regulator, whose product MNKRPDSFDWTQARAFLATAEEGSFSAAARRLNLTQPTLGRQVAALEETLGVLLFERVGKSLILTDAGRDMLDHVRAMGDAADRMALIAVGRSQGIDGKVTISASDMMSAYVLPPVLRLLRQRAPKLRIEVVASNDISDLMRREADIAIRHVRPEQPELIARLIREERAHFYASRSYLEARGVPRDLADLASHDLISFGDVDRMLGYLHAIDLPVTPENFQVGSANGTVAWELARQGLGLAPMSDRVAAGFPDMERVLPELDRMTFPTWLTTHREVHLSPRIRLVFDMLAEELAQ is encoded by the coding sequence ATGAACAAACGCCCTGATAGCTTTGACTGGACCCAGGCCCGCGCCTTTCTCGCGACGGCGGAAGAAGGATCATTTTCAGCCGCGGCACGGCGGCTTAACCTGACGCAACCCACCCTGGGCCGCCAGGTCGCCGCATTGGAAGAGACGCTTGGCGTGCTTCTGTTCGAGCGTGTCGGCAAAAGCCTGATCCTGACCGATGCGGGCCGGGACATGCTCGACCATGTGCGCGCGATGGGAGATGCGGCGGATCGCATGGCGCTGATCGCTGTGGGGCGATCTCAGGGGATCGACGGGAAGGTGACGATCTCGGCGAGTGACATGATGTCGGCCTATGTTCTGCCGCCGGTTCTGCGGCTTCTGCGCCAGCGCGCTCCGAAGCTGCGCATTGAGGTGGTGGCAAGCAATGATATCAGCGACCTGATGCGCCGCGAGGCCGATATCGCCATTCGCCATGTCCGCCCCGAACAGCCCGAGCTGATCGCGCGGCTGATCCGCGAAGAACGCGCGCATTTCTATGCGTCGCGCTCTTATCTTGAGGCGCGGGGCGTGCCCCGTGATCTGGCGGATCTTGCCAGTCATGACCTGATCAGTTTCGGCGATGTCGATCGCATGCTGGGCTATCTGCATGCGATCGACCTACCGGTGACGCCCGAGAATTTTCAGGTGGGGTCCGCCAATGGAACCGTCGCCTGGGAACTGGCGCGGCAGGGTTTGGGGCTGGCCCCGATGTCTGACCGCGTGGCGGCCGGTTTCCCTGATATGGAGCGGGTTCTGCCGGAGTTGGACCGGATGACCTTTCCAACCTGGCTGACCACCCACCGCGAAGTACATCTGAGCCCCCGCATCCGCCTTGTCTTTGACATGCTGGCCGAAGAGCTGGCGCAGTAG
- the pheT gene encoding phenylalanine--tRNA ligase subunit beta: MKFTLSWLKDHLETEASVDEICEALTDLGLEVEEVSDPAARLGEFTIGKVTHAEQHPDADRLRVCQVLTDEGSKQIICGAPNARTGITVVVAKPGMYIPGIDTTIQVGKIRGVESHGMMCSEREMELSDEHDGIIELPSGEVGERFVDWLAEHDPVKVDPVIEIAITPNRPDALGVRGIALDLAARGLGRMKPAPEAHVEGQYPCPISVTIDEDTRKNGCEVFAGRLIRGVKNGPSPEWLQQRLRAIGLRPISALVDITNFFTFDRNRPLHVFDADKVNGNLRVHRAEGGETLIGLDEKEYTFSAGQVVISDDEGIESIAGIMGGLATGCTSETTNVFLEAAVWDHIQIAHTGRALKINSDARYRNERGIDPAFNMDGHELATQMILDLCGGEPSDVVVAGEVPDVSRAYPLDPKRVQSLVGMDIPEAEQRQTLTALGFRMEGNMAHVPSWRPDVQGQADLVEEVARIASLTKLQGRPMKRMGDGVPKPILSPQQKREQIARRTAAALGYNECVTYSFIDRASATLFGGGDDATMLANPISSEMSHMRPALLPGLLQAAARNQARGFIDLALFELGHAFHGGEPEEQHVQLCGLLVGRTGPKDVHGGSRPVDVYDVKADAEAVLAALGAPAKVQILRGAREWWHPGRHGMICLGPKKVLGIFGELHPKVLREMDVKGPAMAFTLFPQEIPLPRNQTANRGALALNDLQAVERDFAFVVDEGIEALTLINAAAGADKALIESVRVFDEFIGGSLGEGKKSLAITVRLQPTEATLKDADIEAVSAKIVEKVTKATGGTLRG; this comes from the coding sequence ATGAAATTCACCCTGTCCTGGTTGAAAGACCACCTGGAAACCGAAGCCTCCGTCGATGAGATTTGCGAGGCGCTGACCGATCTTGGATTGGAAGTGGAAGAGGTCTCGGACCCTGCCGCGCGGTTGGGAGAATTTACCATCGGCAAGGTCACGCATGCCGAGCAGCACCCGGATGCGGACCGGCTGCGCGTGTGCCAGGTCCTGACCGATGAGGGCTCCAAACAGATCATTTGCGGCGCGCCCAATGCGCGGACCGGGATCACCGTCGTGGTGGCCAAGCCGGGCATGTATATCCCGGGCATCGACACGACCATCCAGGTGGGCAAGATCCGCGGCGTGGAAAGCCACGGCATGATGTGCTCGGAACGCGAGATGGAGCTCAGCGACGAGCATGACGGGATCATCGAGCTGCCTTCGGGCGAGGTGGGCGAGCGGTTCGTCGACTGGCTGGCCGAGCATGATCCGGTCAAGGTCGATCCGGTGATCGAGATCGCCATCACGCCGAACCGTCCCGATGCTTTGGGCGTGCGCGGCATCGCGCTCGATCTGGCCGCACGGGGCCTGGGCAGGATGAAGCCCGCGCCCGAGGCCCATGTAGAGGGGCAGTACCCTTGCCCGATCAGCGTAACGATAGACGAAGATACGCGCAAAAACGGCTGCGAGGTTTTTGCCGGGCGGCTTATTCGCGGGGTCAAGAACGGCCCCTCCCCCGAATGGCTTCAGCAGCGGCTGCGCGCCATCGGGCTGCGCCCCATTTCGGCGCTGGTGGATATCACCAATTTCTTCACCTTCGACCGCAACCGCCCGCTGCACGTCTTTGACGCCGACAAGGTGAACGGTAACCTCCGGGTGCATCGCGCCGAGGGCGGGGAGACGCTGATCGGCCTGGATGAGAAGGAATACACGTTCAGCGCGGGCCAGGTCGTGATCTCGGATGACGAGGGGATTGAAAGTATTGCCGGGATCATGGGCGGGCTGGCTACGGGCTGTACCAGTGAGACCACCAATGTGTTTCTTGAGGCCGCTGTCTGGGACCATATCCAGATCGCCCATACGGGTCGCGCCCTCAAGATCAACTCGGATGCCCGCTATCGCAACGAGAGGGGCATTGATCCGGCCTTCAACATGGACGGGCATGAGCTTGCCACGCAGATGATCCTCGATCTGTGTGGCGGAGAGCCGTCCGATGTGGTGGTCGCGGGCGAAGTGCCAGATGTTTCTCGCGCCTATCCGCTTGATCCCAAGCGTGTGCAATCGCTTGTGGGCATGGACATTCCCGAGGCAGAGCAACGCCAGACACTCACCGCGCTTGGCTTCCGCATGGAGGGCAATATGGCCCATGTGCCAAGCTGGCGGCCCGATGTGCAGGGACAGGCGGACCTGGTGGAGGAAGTGGCGCGCATTGCCTCGCTGACCAAGCTACAGGGGCGCCCGATGAAGCGCATGGGCGACGGGGTGCCCAAGCCAATCCTGTCGCCGCAGCAAAAGCGCGAGCAGATCGCGCGGCGCACGGCGGCGGCGCTGGGGTATAATGAATGCGTGACCTACAGCTTTATCGACCGCGCCAGTGCCACGCTTTTTGGCGGCGGCGATGACGCGACGATGCTTGCCAACCCGATCAGCAGCGAAATGAGCCATATGCGCCCTGCCCTGCTGCCCGGCCTGTTGCAGGCGGCGGCGCGCAACCAGGCACGCGGGTTCATAGACCTCGCGCTTTTCGAGCTGGGGCACGCATTCCACGGTGGCGAACCCGAAGAGCAGCACGTTCAACTTTGCGGACTTCTCGTGGGCCGGACCGGCCCGAAGGATGTGCATGGCGGATCGCGGCCCGTTGATGTCTATGACGTGAAAGCCGATGCCGAGGCGGTGCTGGCCGCGCTCGGTGCACCGGCCAAGGTGCAGATCCTGCGCGGCGCGCGCGAGTGGTGGCACCCCGGACGGCATGGCATGATCTGCCTTGGCCCGAAGAAGGTGCTGGGTATCTTCGGAGAGCTGCACCCCAAGGTGCTGCGCGAGATGGATGTCAAAGGCCCTGCCATGGCCTTCACCCTTTTCCCACAGGAAATTCCCCTGCCGCGCAACCAGACCGCCAACAGGGGCGCGCTCGCGCTGAACGATCTGCAGGCAGTGGAGCGCGATTTCGCCTTCGTAGTGGATGAAGGCATAGAGGCGCTGACCCTGATCAACGCTGCCGCCGGGGCCGACAAGGCCCTGATCGAGAGCGTGCGCGTGTTTGACGAATTCATCGGCGGCAGCCTTGGCGAAGGCAAGAAATCACTTGCCATTACCGTGCGGCTGCAGCCGACTGAGGCAACGCTCAAGGACGCCGATATCGAGGCCGTCAGCGCCAAGATCGTCGAGAAGGTGACCAAGGCCACAGGCGGCACTCTGCGCGGCTGA
- a CDS encoding dimethylarginine dimethylaminohydrolase family protein: MKDQPANEFTLHARRDGGGTPMLNGWGANSDYGTLRSVLLGPIENYQWLQTSSVSKKSLRRGVPFSQETAKRQHAEMVSAYQSAGVEVHTHAPDPHLPYQVYARDSSVMTPYGAIITHMAQYWRRGENFRAVETYQRLGIPIYDFVTAGTFEGGDFNVIEPGCVLIGWEGEEGRSMEQGAKQIAGWMEAEGWEVKLADIDPFYVHIDLMVVMLAPKLAAVCTDCTDPEIVDWLRAKKIEIVEVPFQDTIALGCNVVALGEDRVLLPEKSYTLKDKLKALGFTIYDPDLSMITQGGGGVHCMCQSLIRDPV; encoded by the coding sequence ATGAAAGACCAACCGGCAAATGAGTTCACCTTGCACGCACGCCGCGACGGCGGCGGCACGCCCATGCTCAATGGTTGGGGCGCCAATAGCGATTATGGCACGCTGCGCTCGGTGCTGCTGGGGCCGATCGAGAATTACCAGTGGCTGCAAACCTCCTCGGTGTCCAAGAAATCCCTCCGCCGTGGGGTGCCGTTCAGCCAGGAAACGGCCAAGCGGCAACATGCCGAGATGGTCAGCGCCTATCAGTCCGCGGGCGTCGAGGTGCACACCCACGCACCCGACCCGCATCTGCCCTATCAGGTCTATGCCCGCGACAGCTCGGTCATGACGCCCTATGGCGCGATCATTACCCATATGGCGCAGTACTGGCGGCGCGGCGAAAACTTCCGCGCGGTGGAGACCTATCAGCGGCTCGGCATCCCGATTTACGATTTCGTCACCGCCGGGACTTTTGAAGGCGGTGATTTCAACGTGATCGAGCCGGGCTGTGTTCTGATCGGTTGGGAGGGTGAAGAGGGCCGCTCGATGGAGCAGGGTGCCAAGCAAATTGCCGGGTGGATGGAGGCAGAGGGCTGGGAAGTCAAACTGGCCGATATCGACCCGTTCTATGTGCATATCGACCTGATGGTCGTCATGCTGGCCCCCAAGCTGGCCGCTGTCTGCACCGACTGCACCGATCCCGAGATCGTCGACTGGCTGCGCGCCAAGAAGATCGAGATCGTCGAGGTGCCGTTCCAGGACACGATCGCCCTGGGGTGCAACGTGGTGGCGCTGGGTGAAGACCGGGTGCTGCTGCCTGAAAAATCCTATACGCTGAAAGACAAGCTGAAGGCGCTGGGGTTCACCATCTATGACCCGGACCTGTCGATGATCACCCAGGGCGGTGGCGGGGTGCATTGCATGTGTCAAAGCCTCATCCGTGATCCCGTGTGA
- a CDS encoding BLUF domain-containing protein, with protein sequence MPLTQLIYASTPFGFDASLLSNILLDARRCNARDDITGALIARQDLFLQLLEGPEDKVNACYQRIRRDDRHVEVTKLMQRSIKTRLFPSWAMRDDPAYSWMWTMEEVANGAVERATEDEVLNFFTRLSYLKVFPSDGA encoded by the coding sequence ATGCCCCTCACCCAACTCATCTATGCCTCCACGCCCTTCGGGTTTGACGCTTCGCTTCTCTCCAATATTCTGCTCGATGCGCGCCGCTGCAACGCGCGCGACGACATCACCGGCGCCCTGATTGCCCGGCAGGATCTGTTCCTGCAGCTTCTTGAAGGGCCCGAGGACAAGGTGAACGCCTGCTATCAGCGTATTCGCCGGGATGATCGCCATGTGGAGGTGACCAAGCTCATGCAGCGGTCGATCAAAACGCGGCTGTTTCCATCCTGGGCGATGCGCGACGATCCGGCCTATAGCTGGATGTGGACCATGGAGGAGGTGGCCAACGGGGCGGTCGAGCGCGCCACCGAGGATGAGGTGCTGAATTTCTTCACCCGCCTTTCCTATCTCAAGGTTTTCCCCTCCGACGGGGCATAA
- the pheS gene encoding phenylalanine--tRNA ligase subunit alpha: MDDLRDKYLGLIADAADEAALEELRVQAVGKKGEVSLQMRELGKMSPEERQVAGPKLNALKDEINSALAAKKAALEDAALDERLRTEWLDVTLPGRPRRAGTIHPISQVSEEVTAIFADMGFSVAEGPQIESDWYNFDALNIPSHHPARAEMDTFYTHREEGDNRPPHVLRTHTSPVQIRAMQAQGAPIRVIAPGRVYRADYDQTHTPMFHQVEGLAIDRDISMANLKWCLEEFVKAFFEVDNVELRFRASHFPFTEPSAEVDIRCSWEGGTLKIGEGDDWLEILGSGMVHPKVLEAGNIDPAEWQGFAFGVGIDRIAMLKYGIPDLRAFFDSDLRWLRHYGFAGLDVPTLHGGLSR; the protein is encoded by the coding sequence ATGGACGATCTGCGCGACAAATACCTAGGCCTGATTGCCGACGCCGCCGATGAGGCCGCGCTCGAAGAGCTGCGCGTACAGGCCGTGGGCAAGAAGGGCGAGGTCAGCCTGCAAATGCGTGAGCTGGGCAAGATGAGCCCCGAAGAGCGGCAGGTGGCCGGGCCGAAGCTGAATGCGCTGAAAGATGAGATAAACTCGGCGCTGGCCGCCAAGAAAGCCGCTTTGGAAGATGCGGCCCTTGATGAGCGCCTGCGTACCGAATGGCTGGATGTGACCCTGCCGGGCCGCCCGCGCCGCGCCGGCACCATTCATCCGATCAGCCAGGTTTCGGAGGAAGTCACCGCCATCTTCGCCGATATGGGATTCTCGGTGGCAGAAGGTCCGCAGATTGAAAGCGACTGGTACAATTTCGACGCATTGAACATTCCCAGCCACCACCCGGCGCGGGCGGAGATGGACACGTTCTATACCCACCGTGAAGAGGGCGATAACCGTCCGCCGCATGTGCTGCGCACCCATACCTCGCCGGTGCAGATCCGCGCGATGCAGGCCCAAGGCGCGCCGATCCGAGTGATCGCACCGGGCCGTGTTTATCGTGCCGATTATGACCAGACCCATACGCCCATGTTCCATCAGGTCGAGGGCCTGGCAATTGACCGCGATATCTCCATGGCCAACCTGAAATGGTGCCTTGAGGAGTTCGTGAAGGCGTTTTTCGAAGTGGACAATGTCGAGCTGCGCTTCCGCGCCTCACACTTCCCCTTCACCGAACCCTCGGCCGAGGTCGATATCCGCTGCTCCTGGGAAGGCGGGACGCTGAAGATCGGCGAGGGTGACGACTGGCTGGAGATCCTGGGGTCGGGCATGGTGCACCCGAAGGTACTGGAAGCGGGCAATATCGACCCCGCCGAGTGGCAGGGCTTCGCCTTTGGTGTCGGCATCGACCGGATCGCGATGCTGAAATACGGCATCCCCGATCTGCGCGCGTTCTTCGATTCTGACCTGCGCTGGCTCAGGCATTACGGGTTTGCCGGGCTCGATGTGCCGACGCTGCACGGCGGGTTGTCTCGCTGA